AAGGTAGGGAAATGCGTGTgtaattatttattaaacattaaaagtAATCAGTTGTGTCACAACTgattacaagtaatcagtaaacattctgatctcagaccagctgcttgaaGTGCGGACTATAATCCGCGGAAATATTTGAAACGTATTCGTAACGAAACCCGTGGCTTCCCGCTTTTGATACGGacttcaaaacagtgtttcggAACACCGTGATTCAGGGGAGTAAGCACCTCCCGTGAGCTATTGTGCTCAGCGGGGCCTCAAGGCATGCATGGTCTGCAGTAGGAGCACATTCCTAAAATATAATGAATTGCAATTTGGTCCTGGTCAGTGTGTTGACTATAGAATTTTTAAATGGACATCACTTTCTGGGGTAGTAGGATGACCCAGGAATTTGAGTTTAATCTGCACATATTGTAATTTGGTTTGCACAACTTTGTGCTTTTTGGCAGCTAAATGCCTTAACAACTTAGTCATGTTGCATTGACACTGGCCTCATGTGCACTGAAGATAATGGTCAGGAAAGCTGCAGGTCCAGATGGCATCAGCTCAAGGCTCCTGAAGACCTGTGCCGATGAGCTGTGCGGTGTGACCCGGTACCTGTTTCATCTCAGCCTGAGGTTAGGGAGAGTCCCACAGCTGTGGAAAACATCCTGCCTGGTACCAGTGCCAaataccccacaccccaaagACCTCAACAGCTACAGGCCGGTAGCACTAACATCTCACCTGATGAAGACCCTGGAGAGACTGCTCCTTGTCCACCTCCGCCCACTGGTGAGATCATCAATGAACCCACTTCAGTTTGCCTACCAACCTGGCATCGTGGATGCCATCATCCACCTGCTACACAGATCTCTATCCCACCTGGAGAATCATGTTCTTTGATCTCTCCAGTGCTTTCAATACCATCCAACCCATGCTCCTGAAGGACAAGCTGGAGCGCACTGGACTGGACCACCACTTCACCACATGGATTCTGGACTACCTCACTAACCGACCGCAGTACGTGAGGACAAAGGGCTGTCAGTCTGACACTGTTGTCTGCAGCACGGGGGCTCCACAGGGAACAGTTCTTGCTCCCTTCTTGTTCACCCTCTACACTGCAGATTTACAGTAGAGTTCTGCCAGCTGCCACCTGCAGAAGTTCTCTGATGACTCTGCTATCGTTGGCCTAAtcagtgatggtgatgatgaggaGTACCGAGGACTGATGCAGGACTTTGTGACATGGTGTCAGAAGAACTGCCTGCAGATCAATGCAGGTAAAAGTAAAGAACTGGTGGTGGATTTACGCAGGACTAAACACTCTCATCCGGTGCCTGTAAACATCCAGGGCACAGACATTGAGATTGTGAGGTCCTACAAATACCTTGGTGTCCACCTTAACACCAAGCTGGACCGGACTGACAACACAGCTGCTCTCTACAGGAAGGGTCAGAGCAGACTGTATCTCGGAGACTCAGATCCTTTGGTGTGCAGGTGTCACTCCTGAGGACCTTCTTTGATGTTGTGGTGGCATCAGCCATATTTTATGGAGTGGTCTGCTGTGGTAGCGGCATCTCCACCGCTGACAGGAAGAGACTGAATAGGATTATCAGGAAGTCCAGCTCTGTTCTCGGGTGTCCTCTTGacccagtggaggtggtgggagacaggagaatGAAGACTAAGTTAAACACATACTGAAGAGCATGTCCCTCCCCATGCACCACTCTCTGACTGCACTGAGCAGCTCCTTCAGTGCTGGGCTGAGATGCCACAGGTCCTTCCATCCACACGCCGTCAGACTGTATAACACACGCTGCTCTCAATAGCCTGTAGTTAATGTTTAACATTGCTACCACATGTAGAACAATGTGCAAATATGCAGTATTCAATATGTCTATGTGCAATATCTCACCATTCATCAGATTATGTTTTTCAATAtcattatatacagtatattgtaAACCTTGTAAATAtagatttttgtttgtttttatacttCCTTTCTCTGTCCGTTCCTCTCCGTTGCTGTAATATTGCAAATTTCCCCGTTGTGGGAATgataaaggattatcttatcttatcttatctcaTATGGCAAACACATTAAACATTACTGAGCTCAAGCTTAATTCCAACAACTGCAGGCTGCATTGCAGTGCCTCGTTGTATATGGTGTGACATTAACAAATATAAATATGAGTATGAGATCGACCACTGAAACATAAACATCAAACATAAACCAAAACTAAGAATTTGGATGTACCGGTACAAAAAAAATGATCATTAATCACATCAACAACCAAAAATCATTTACTCTCTTACTGATTGAGCCTTGGGAAAAAAAATCAGTGATCAGGCACCTATGGTCTTAATAACATCACTGCCCctaatattttaatttattgGGCTTCAGTGGGTATTTAGGTTTATGAGGCCtgtaaacaaacaagaaaaaatTCTCACAGGTTCACATCCTTTGATAAGGCTCATCTCACATTTGCCTTTTGACCACCTCTAGCACTCATtccaactccacacacacacgcacgcacacacacgcgcacacacacgcgcacacacacctgtttggaTCCTGGAATGTTGGTGGCTTGCTCATCAGGAGCTCTACCTGGAGCTCTCAACTACCCAGTTCAGAGTTTTAGGGTAGATGCCCTGTAATTGGCTGTACTCAATACCATCCTGCCCATCCTTCCAGTCATCCACATCCAGCATTTACATTAGCCACGGCCCCAAACTCTGCCCCTCCCAACCTGTGGGCTTGGCTAACAAGACATGTGCAGTACTGTTCACCACTCGAAACACGCTCTGCTCTGCTCTAGCCAACCTCAACCACCCCCACACGATGAGTCCAAAACACAAACTTTAGTATTAGCATTTTGGTCTGCTCAAGTTCTCTAAACCATGTTGTTTGTATGCCATATCTGGCCCTCTGACTTAACTTAAACAAACTTTCTGTACTCACCAGGTTCTGATTTTGCAGTTCTTTTTCCGGGAAAACTCCGGCGCATAGTCACCTGCAGGTCCTGTTCAACGCAATTTGTCATGGGCTTGCTGAAGTAACACCTTCAGGAGTCTGTGCACTCAGATCTCCCCCAAAAAAAATCAACAGCACAAAAAAGCACAAAAAAAATCAACAGCAATTGGGTATGGTATTGTAGGAGtgctcagatgtgttcctgtgggggatgcaggatctggtgttcttccataaaaccatggggggcaacaaatggtggtttacctcaagaggttcccagagcaatgggataaaactgaccatttgtattttagttatgtcagtatgtttgtgtggcatgtttagtcttattttgcagcttgttgtgtactgggtaaaggttatgctaacaggataagagttccatcactccctgataaggtttgtagacttcaccccaaaggggacagtcctgtatggaatgcacactgtatgcaaatgtactctgatgtctttaccagcaacctgattcccattggttaacctggtttttgtgactgctgtccctttgagatgctggggggatataaaaagagaagtttgtgggtgcagggtctcttctttcatctgggctcttctcttctcttctcttctctgctcttctcttctcttctctgctcttctctgctcttctcttctctgctcttctcttctcttcgcttcttcttctttcatctgggttcttctttcatctgggctTCCTTGCTTCCTTTGGGGTCcttctccgtgaggcagcctgctccggttggtatctctgtttccattaggtattattgttactttagtctagtatggttgttattgttttatattttgttggttattgaataaatctggttaattgtgtagccacggtcttccttgattatagctatagtgggccagatgagctcattattagtatcagttaaaaggtaaatcaatgctaataccaattccctctaaagtatcccatctgctacgcatgtttatgataaacctctgacaaagcaggctattgtttatagcaaggtactttataaagttggttaggtatattctataacctgtactgatctatttgagaagtgagttcttttagattcttaccaactataatttggagtcagatatttaagttttatgcacgtcaatccttcttctgcacctatttccgtccttggttgtaggcaagcaggtaggttagttatatctcataactacaACCCCTACAGAATTTGGAGACCCCGACGTGATATGGTACTAGTACAGAAATTTGTGTACTAGTGTGATCCAGTACTAGTACAAAGTAACCAGTTTACAGTTTTGCAAGCAGATAACGACCGTCCGCCCGGATTGCTGTCTGTGATTCACACCTATGTTGCTGCATCTTTGGGTTTGGTCTCTTCTGAGGTAAGACAAATATACCCTTCTTTTTAGCAGCAGGGAAAACATAGGTGCACCATACAGACACATTTGTAGAACGGGTCGGATTACCCACCGAGTAGCAGGCGTGCCGACACGTGCAAAAAGACAAGGATTTTAGCTTGTATACACAATGGCTCAGGGATATGCTAGTGTAGAGGAGCAGGCCTTCATGGAGGATTGGGCTTTGGAGGTAAAAGAAACTCTGGTTAGCATGCGCATCAAAGGATTGTCGCTAAATGCTAGCAATGAGTTCATTTTAAATTGGCTCTCATCTGAGGGTTGTAAGCTTAGCACTAGGAGTAAACTCCAACATATTTTATTGAAAAAGCCTAAGCAACACAAACTATTAGCCGCCACAGGCTATTTAGTCCTCCGTAACAGCCTAATTTCTTTAGAGCAACACAAGAAAGCACTGGACAGTATGCGCAACTTGGAAAGCCTCCGATCTGAGGAGATCAGGAGAATGCGTTTACAAATAGACAGCTTTGCGTATGATAAGCTAACTTGGGCACGCCAGAGTGAGGCATTCACTAGGCAAATAGCTAGTCTCCAAAGTAAGTTGAGAGCAGGTACGAACTATGCCTCAACTTTGGAGAAATGCTGTGATAATGCTGGAATTCCTGTGGCTGCTGTGCGACAGATCTTTAACCCTCAATCTCAAATCATGCCTTTGTTGGATGATACTGAGGGTGATGAAGATGTTATGTTAATGGCCTTTGCTAACAGTGGATTAGACCAGGCCCGCCAGCAGGGGGTTGTGTTACCATCCCCACCAGCACCAGTCCTTGCACCTGGGTTAGTGCCACGGCCTCATACAGATAGTGTTTATCAGCAGTCTCCAGCTGAGATACCACAGCTAGCTGAAGCAGCTGGGTTTGCCCAGGCTGTGGGGTCAAAGCCCACACCCCCACTTGCAGATTTGGTTAAGGAAGACCATGTGGCTGGAAGCCCAAGAAAATGGAGACAAGACAAAAGCAGTCAGGTGCTCGCAGCAGCAATTCCAGGGTTACCTGAGCACAGGGAGCGTAGTCCTATTTGCACCAGGTCTAAACCTGCTAGTGCATCTAAAGTAGCCGTCATTAAAACAATGACAGATCCCAACGGGGAACGCTTCAATGTTAGCCGACAGCTAACTTTTCATGAATGTGCAGCACATTCCAGCGCTGTTGGGATGCTTCCCTGTAAAGGTCCATTTGAGCCATACTGGAGTGCATTAATGCGTCAAGCTAGCGCTTTTAGCTTAGAACCAAAGGACATTTGGCAAATAGCTCTCACAACTATCCCTCCAGAGCTAATATCTAAAGCTCCAGAACAACTTCTGGATGGGAGAATCATGACTCCCTTACTGGGAGAAACACACACGGATGTGTTAGCCAGACTGAAAGATACCCTTCTAGATATTAGGGGTATGGTTCCGGCAGCTTGGGATAAGATCATTGATGTAAAACAAGGGAAAGAACCGTTTGAACAGTTTGCAGAGCGCCTTTGGGTAGTTTTTAGGGAGTATTCAGGAATTGAAGAGCCAACTAAGGATAATGAAATCCTGCTACAACTCCTTAAAAATAATGCAGGTCCACATGTGCAGCAGGCACTAAGTCATGGAGCAAATCCTCCAGATAACACCTTTGACTCCATAGTCAGGTGGGTTATGGGGATGGAGAGTCACTTGAAAACAAACAAGAGACCTCTTGCAACAGTTCAGTGGGTAGCTGAGGGTGGAGTTGCTAGCAAACCAAGTACTTCTGAGAAACGTTGCAAATTTTGTAACAAGGCAGGACACCTAATTGAGGACTGTTTCAAGTTAAACAAACagaagtttaaaagggcacatAAGCCAAAGGAACGACAGGAGGCTAGACCTACTGGTGAATATCAGATGTTAAGAGAGCAGCTTGCACTGATCAGTCAGCAGTTAGATGCTGTACAAGCGAAGCTCATAACATCTGACCTCAAAAACCTGTCAGATAGAAACAGTGGTCCTCAATAAGGGTGCGTGGCCTCCATTCCTGTCGGCAGTAATATCCATCATGGTAATCGTATCAAAAATTAGAGCTAACCTTGGAGGCCGGTTATGATTTTTCGCTTGTTGATACGGGAGCTGCCTCTTCATGTACAGATCCTACACTTCCACTGACTGATGAGCCCACAGTGTTAATTGTTTTATGAGCCGCTCCTTCAAGGGCCACAGGTATCAGCCCTTATGAGCTTATGACAGGAAGAGTCATGAAGCTTCCCATTGATCCAGAGGTGTCACCTGCTGATTTGGGTCCATTAATGCATACCACTCAGCAAACTATCTTGCAGCAAATGCAAGATAGACTCAAGGTTCTGAATGCTCATGCAGCTCTGAAGCAGCAGCAGTCAGACAGAGCAAATGATGCTCTGTTTAGTCCGACAACAGAAACCAAGTTCTCAGAAGGAGACTTGGTTCTTATCAGAGTTTTTGTAAAAGACCATGCTTTTGCTCCACGCTGGCACGGACCTTATGAAGTCAAAGGAGTTTGCAACAGCTGTATAGCTGTCAAAGCAAGGCAGAAACTAAAGTGGTACCATATGACCCAATGTAAGCTATTCaaacatagtgagtaaatgtagAGCATGTTGTTCTGTTTTCATTCTCACATTCACAGACTCACTACTGCAGTTCCATGGATCCCTGATGCTAGGACGGTGACCAAAGAAACCTGCATTGAGCTAGGACAGCGAGTCAAATTGAGCCACATGCTCGGATGTGGGAGATGGGTATGGAAGTATTTCAAGGGGCCATTCACACCAAATTCACTGACAATTTTACCTAAGCAAATAGTTACATGGCCTCCTGGTGTAGCACCAGAACCAAATTGTATAACTCAAATTTGCTGTAATTTAGGTTCCACCCATCCTCCTACAATTAGTTTTTCTATCCCTATTATCCATGTTCCAAGCCAAGCCAATTCTACAACATGGATAAAACTAAAATCAATTGAGGGTCAAGAAGCAGGTGTTTTAAGCACATTATACAAGCGAGGAAATAATGAAGTAGATCCTCGGAAGTGCTATAACACAAAAGAACTTGAACCTGCCATGTATGAGTGCACACATATAGAACCACTCaattctacacacaacacatatacaTCCCATCTTTTTAATCTTTCTTCTCCACAGGATTATTCTATTACTCCCAAACCTTTTGTTTGGACAAAACGTCGGGAAGGCATGTATTGTGTTGGTAGGTGTGAAGCTGACCTAAATTTGTGGACAGGTGCAGAAAATTGCACATGGACACGTAAATATTGTTTCAATTTAACGACATGCGGCTACCACAAACCAACACAGTGTCCAAATACATACCCTGTCCCTCTAGCTGGTCTTATTAGAGGAAACATTAATAAGACTCTATTGCATGATGTAAACCTTGTTATGGTTCATGTTAATGACAATATTTCAAATATCCTCTCAGCTTATCTGACACATTGTAAAGCCTACACTAAAACATACACATGGCTCAAAACTCAAATTGAAGATTTGGTGTATGACTACAAAAGCAGATTAGCAGTCCAAATTCCATACTCACAGTCACACATGAAGCGAGATCTATCCTCGGACATCACTGGATTATTTGGTAGTAGTAATTCACTAATGAACACATACCAAATTTCCAATCACAGTATACATCTTGGCTTACCAATCAGTTTGCAACTGGTTTTCAACATCTGACTAATGGTGAAGATAATATTATTAAAGCAGTAAAGTCAGAAGCTCAAGCTTTGTTACACCTTAGTCATATGATTTTTAACCAAACACATACCTTAGAGCTTGATTTTGCATGCAGAGCTTATGCTCAAGATCTGTTTACAGCAGCAAGGCAGGAGGTATTGGATCTCCGATTCCAGAAATCACCACGTCATGCCTTAGCTGATTTGATTGAAATGCTTGATCTTGATCGTTGGTTTAAATCAATTTCTATGAAAACCATTTATTATGCTGAACTTCTTACAACTATTATGATGTACAATGGAAACGAGTGCCCCGGTTGTATTGGTTTTTATGCAACTTATCCTTTTATTCACCCTGAGCAAATTTTTCCAGATTCCACCACTATACGTTCATTGGGTACGGTTATCAGGGATCAGGTTGTCAAATGGGATCAGGTGACTGGTTATATGACTGTAAAGGGTTCTGAAATGTTGCTTACTACACGTTCTTGCTGCCATGAAACATCCAGTTATGTAATCTGTACATGCAATACATTACAACCTGTCTCTTCAAATGATACTAAGTTGATAAATGTTCATTCGTTGCATGGATACTCTGATGCAGTCCAAGTGTCACACACCCAGTggtgtgtgattagtgaaaTGACATCTTTCAGTTATGGGGGTCTCCTGTGCCCTGCCAATCACTCGTTCTGTCTAGAGGTGAGAGATGACTTCACAATGGGACCTTTAAGCATTCTGGGTAGGATACCAATGGACACTGATGTTTCTCCATGGTGGGAAGACACTTTCTATGAGGAAAGCACAAAACCTCTCACAGACACTGTACAGCTGGTTCAGCGCCTGATTCAGACAACCAGCTATCATCTTCGTCAAGCACAAGTGGAAGTGCATCTCGCCAGTGAGACGGTGAGAATCCTGACCAGTGCTTCAACCCTTTCAGCGGAGTACATGTATACCTGGTGGGACTGGGTTTTCCGGGGATGCGTCCTGGCCAGTTCTTTAATACTCGCCATCACCCTGATCCAGTTCTGCTATTTCAGGAAGCACATCACTGCCCTTCGCTCCACTATGACAGAGACACTCACTCTCGGGTCGTTGAATGTTTCTACATTTTGGCGTCCCTGAGGGGGGATTTGTAGGAGtgctcagatgtgttcctgtgggggatgcaggatctggtgttcttccataaaaccatggggggcaacaaatggtggtttacctcaagaggttcccagagcaatgggataaaactgaccatttgtattttagttatgtcagtatgtttgtgtggcatgtttagtcttattttgcagcttgttgtgtactgggtaaaggttatgctaacaggataagagttccatcactccctgataaggtttgtagacttcaccccaaaggggacagtcctgtatggaatgcacactgtatgcaaatgtactctgatgtctttaccagcaacctgattcccattggttaacctggtttttgtgactgctgtccctttgagatgctggggggatataaaaagagaagtttgtgggtgcagggtctcttctttcatctgggctcttctcttctcttctcttctctgctcttctcttctcttctctgctcttctctgctcttctcttctctgctcttctcttctcttcgcttcttcttctttcatctgggttcttctttcatctgggctTCCTTGCTTCCTTTGGGGTCcttctccgtgaggcagcctgctccggttggtatctctgtttccattaggtattattgttactttagtctagtatggttgttattgttttatattttgttggttattgaataaatctggttaattgtgtagccacggtcttccttgattatagctatagtgggccagatgagctcattattagtatcagttaaaaggtaaatcaatgctaataccaattccctctaaagtatcccatctgctacgcatgtttatgataaacctctgacaaagcaggctattgtttatagcaaggtactttataaagttggttaggtatattctataacctgtactgatctatttgagaagtgagttcttttagattcttaccaactataatttggagtcagatatttaagttttatgcacgtcaatccttcttctgcacctatttccgtccttggttgtaggcaagcaggtaggttagttatatctcataactataacccctacagtATTgaatataaaatgcaaagtttattaaagacaaaaaatcgatccagagatctcagttacacacactcaagagcATCTGCAAGAGAGAGCTGCCCCCCCTCTCACAGACCATAGTTTTATACTATTCTGCAATATTATTACGTCATACTTCCGTCACATGAGTTTAGCATGAGGCTCACAGGGCAGGGGAATAAATGGACCTCTGGGCTCTGAGCAATCACTTCTATTATGTACATTTAATTATAATGGTGGAGTTTTTGCATTTCCAGAGttcaggggggtattccacgaagcgagctaactcagtaagccgggctttttaagacaagcctggctcattttgctcaaattcggttccacgaaagaggctagacttgagcctcgctcagttactacagcaacatatacgtttgaactaacctgctccgtaccaggctagagttgaggcct
This DNA window, taken from Brachyhypopomus gauderio isolate BG-103 unplaced genomic scaffold, BGAUD_0.2 sc224, whole genome shotgun sequence, encodes the following:
- the LOC143503273 gene encoding LOW QUALITY PROTEIN: uncharacterized protein LOC143503273 (The sequence of the model RefSeq protein was modified relative to this genomic sequence to represent the inferred CDS: inserted 1 base in 1 codon); translation: MVRKAAGPDGISSRLLKTCADELCGVTRYLFHLSLSAFNTIQPMLLKDKLERTGLDHHFTTWILDYLTNRPHDGDDEEYRGLMQDFVTWCQKNCLQINAGKSKELVVDLRRTKHSHPVPVNIQGTDIEIVRSYKYLGVHLNTKLDRTDNTAALYRKGQSRLYLGDSDPLVCRLTTAVPWIPDARTVTKETCIELGQRVKLSHMLGCGRWVWKYFKGPFTPNSLTILPKQIVTWPPGVAPEPNCITQICCNLGSTHPPTISFSIPIIHVPSQANSTTWIKLKSIEGQEAGVLSTLYKRGNNEVDPRKCYNTKELEPAMYECTHIEPLNSTHNTYTSHLFNLSSPQDYSITPKPFVWTKRREGMYCVGRCEADLNLWTGAENCTWTRKYCFNLTTCGYHKPTQCPNTYPVPLAGLIRGNINKTLLHDVNLVMVHVNDNISNILSAYLTHCKAYTKTYTWLKTQIEDLVYDYKSRLAVQIPYSQSHMKRDLSSDITGLFGSSNSLMNTYQIXQSQYTSWLTNQFATGFQHLTNGEDNIIKAVKSEAQALLHLSHMIFNQTHTLELDFACRAYAQDLFTAARQEVLDLRFQKSPRHALADLIEMLDLDRWFKSISMKTIYYAELLTTIMMYNGNECPGCIGFYATYPFIHPEQIFPDSTTIRSLGTVIRDQVVKWDQVTGYMTVKGSEMLLTTRSCCHETSSYVICTCNTLQPVSSNDTKLINVHSLHGYSDAVQVSHTQWCVISEMTSFSYGGLLCPANHSFCLEVRDDFTMGPLSILGRIPMDTDVSPWWEDTFYEESTKPLTDTVQLVQRLIQTTSYHLRQAQVEVHLASETVRILTSASTLSAEYMYTWWDWVFRGCVLASSLILAITLIQFCYFRKHITALRSTMTETLTLGSLNVSTFWRP